From the genome of Erythrobacter litoralis, one region includes:
- a CDS encoding TonB-dependent receptor, protein MTLRNGFKTVGLRAFGMATVSMIALSGVAAHAQDAEMADDAQERGEPATNLPRGNQIIVTARTFEEDLQDVPIAVSALTGDALTQRAADDLGDIADNIVGFAFEEFTGLLAQPTIRGQTNLRVTSPVSNVATYLDGIYIQRNYLIDQGLLDLERVEVIKGPQSALYGRNSFAGVINLVSRTPDLDEITGYVRAGIGTDEYYEASGTINIPIVPGKVAVLAHAAYQEFDGTIPNSHPLADAEGCITCGNLGGFERETYQVTLLADLSEAFSFQASYFHTERFQEHVANVSFGTAGLDPYNYNNCSPVGGQNRLYCGELPSTPNFATGAQSSPILGAVPDPRPEGFLIDPRAFGLRGPTDVISARVDFSPADPLTLTYQFGYTFGNVDGRGSTSRDPLQPVVFGPVNLGALFDSSGTGSEFESFSHDMRVTYESDGIYGFVGVNYSTTSDIESNVTENYPIGTLDTPGEENIFFPIGAGLPFPNFFLGRRTFLERDEDILSFYGFLEVQATDRLNLTFEGRYTIEDRATIDRFTREPGDPTIQALNPPRDDITEKFFTPRFTASYEMTPDNLLYASAARGVKAGGSNGLGVPFEPQQQYQRETNWTYEIGSKNYFPEIGLTLNAALFYTDWNDLQTTEVRRLADGSIPTTFFVLSTVTGNVGSVTVKGAEVEGIWEVNDNITLDFGASYNDATYDDGVISQRFGLAGTCDGTVCPTGEVPIGGNQVERTPAFDAYAGLGYRGEFGEDNSFYLRVDGSYQTKQYVDEANLAWVPDRFLMNLQAGVTLGNINVRAVVQNLLDERYVSNSLFLIGTGGLGSTSYVPIFGLDRTARITVGYEF, encoded by the coding sequence ATGACACTAAGGAATGGCTTCAAGACGGTCGGCCTGCGCGCATTCGGCATGGCCACGGTTTCCATGATCGCACTGTCGGGCGTCGCGGCGCACGCCCAAGACGCCGAAATGGCGGATGATGCGCAGGAGCGGGGCGAACCCGCCACCAACCTGCCGCGCGGCAACCAGATCATCGTCACCGCCCGTACCTTCGAGGAAGACCTGCAGGACGTGCCGATCGCGGTCAGCGCGCTGACCGGCGATGCCCTGACCCAGCGCGCCGCGGACGATCTCGGCGATATCGCGGACAACATCGTCGGCTTCGCGTTCGAGGAATTCACCGGCCTGCTTGCCCAGCCCACGATCCGCGGCCAGACGAACCTGCGCGTGACGTCGCCGGTCAGCAATGTCGCGACCTATCTCGACGGCATCTACATCCAGCGAAACTACCTGATCGACCAGGGCCTGCTCGATCTTGAACGGGTCGAAGTCATCAAGGGCCCGCAATCCGCGCTCTACGGGCGCAATTCGTTCGCGGGCGTCATCAACCTCGTCAGCCGGACCCCCGATCTCGACGAGATCACCGGCTATGTCCGGGCCGGCATCGGGACGGACGAATATTACGAGGCGAGCGGGACCATCAACATCCCGATCGTCCCCGGCAAGGTCGCCGTCCTTGCCCATGCGGCCTACCAGGAATTCGACGGGACGATCCCCAACAGCCACCCGCTCGCCGATGCCGAAGGCTGCATCACCTGCGGCAATCTCGGCGGGTTCGAGCGCGAGACCTACCAGGTCACCCTGCTCGCCGACCTGAGCGAGGCGTTCAGCTTCCAGGCGAGCTATTTCCACACCGAACGATTCCAGGAACACGTCGCCAACGTGTCGTTCGGGACGGCTGGGCTCGATCCCTACAATTACAACAATTGCAGCCCCGTGGGCGGACAGAACCGGCTCTATTGCGGCGAACTGCCCAGCACGCCCAACTTTGCGACCGGCGCGCAGTCGAGCCCGATCCTCGGCGCCGTTCCCGATCCTCGGCCCGAGGGATTCCTGATCGATCCGCGCGCCTTCGGCCTGCGCGGCCCGACCGACGTGATCTCGGCCCGGGTCGATTTCTCGCCCGCCGATCCGCTCACGCTGACCTACCAGTTCGGCTACACTTTCGGTAACGTCGACGGGCGCGGTTCGACCTCGCGCGATCCGCTTCAGCCGGTCGTCTTCGGGCCGGTCAATCTTGGCGCGCTGTTCGACAGTTCGGGCACCGGGAGCGAATTCGAAAGCTTCAGCCACGACATGCGCGTGACTTATGAGAGCGACGGCATCTACGGCTTTGTCGGGGTGAATTATTCGACCACGAGTGACATCGAATCGAACGTCACCGAAAACTACCCCATCGGAACGCTCGACACGCCGGGAGAGGAGAACATCTTCTTCCCGATCGGGGCGGGCCTGCCCTTCCCCAACTTCTTCCTCGGGCGGCGCACCTTCCTTGAACGCGACGAGGATATCCTCTCGTTCTACGGCTTCCTCGAAGTGCAGGCGACCGACCGGCTCAACCTGACCTTCGAAGGGCGCTATACGATCGAGGATCGCGCGACGATCGACCGCTTCACCCGCGAACCGGGCGATCCCACGATCCAGGCGCTGAACCCGCCGCGTGACGACATCACGGAGAAGTTCTTTACGCCGCGCTTCACCGCCTCCTACGAGATGACGCCCGACAACCTGCTCTACGCCTCGGCCGCGCGCGGGGTGAAGGCGGGCGGCTCAAATGGGCTGGGCGTGCCGTTCGAACCGCAGCAGCAATATCAGCGCGAAACCAACTGGACCTATGAAATCGGTTCGAAGAACTACTTCCCCGAAATCGGCCTCACGCTGAACGCGGCGCTGTTCTACACCGACTGGAACGACCTCCAGACGACCGAGGTGCGGCGCCTTGCCGACGGGTCGATCCCGACCACCTTCTTCGTCCTTTCGACCGTCACCGGCAATGTCGGCAGCGTCACCGTGAAGGGCGCGGAAGTCGAGGGCATCTGGGAAGTCAACGACAACATCACTCTCGATTTCGGCGCGTCGTACAACGATGCGACCTATGACGACGGGGTGATCTCGCAGCGCTTCGGCCTTGCGGGGACCTGCGACGGCACGGTCTGTCCGACCGGCGAGGTGCCGATCGGCGGCAACCAGGTCGAGCGCACGCCCGCTTTCGATGCCTATGCCGGGCTCGGCTATCGGGGCGAATTCGGCGAGGACAACAGCTTCTACCTGCGCGTCGACGGGTCCTACCAGACCAAGCAATATGTCGATGAAGCGAATCTTGCCTGGGTGCCTGACCGCTTCCTGATGAACCTGCAGGCGGGCGTCACGCTCGGCAACATCAATGTCCGCGCCGTGGTGCAGAACCTGCTCGATGAACGCTACGTGTCGAACTCGCTGTTCCTGATCGGTACGGGCGGGCTCGGCTCGACCAGCTATGTCCCGATCTTCGGCCTCGACCGGACGGCCCGGATCACGGTCGGCTACGAATTCTGA
- a CDS encoding GMC family oxidoreductase: MADFDYVIVGGGSAGCVLANRLTEDGRNRVLLLEAGGSDASLLVRVPAAIVKLIGNPRYDWGFSVEPDPTRKGRSDYWPAGRVLGGSSSINGMLYVRGARGDFDQWAAAGNAGWAFADIEHCFRKLEACAFTAGKERGRDGPQVIDSLRTVHPLAATFTAAARAAGLPDNPDYNGESQEGIGPPQLTQKRGRRWSAADGYLRPAKSRANLTVLTRAQATGIVFEGRRAVGVRYVRKGREEVARAGREVVLSAGALQSPKLLMLSGIGPAEHLAEHGIAPLIDQGHVGANLMEHPSSQLSFAVDTRTFNQEINSARVAFHGLNWLVRRRGPATSPYPHAVGFFRSGEGVNRPDIQLMFGPFGFELTSQGVTPSKKPTVTIVIGLSYARSSGRLSLRSGDWREPPRIALDMLSDPRDVADLTAASRFARDIMRQGAIAPHVRGEIAPGSEVRSDDEWEDYLRRTTDPTYHPVATCRMAPGADEGVVDPRLRVHGAMGLRVVDASVFPAHVSGNTNGAVMMVAERAAEFILADRG, from the coding sequence GTGGCGGATTTCGACTATGTGATCGTGGGCGGCGGTTCGGCGGGGTGCGTCCTTGCCAATCGGCTGACCGAGGACGGCAGGAACCGCGTCCTGCTGCTCGAAGCGGGCGGGAGCGATGCCTCGCTGCTGGTGCGCGTCCCCGCCGCGATCGTGAAGCTGATCGGGAATCCGCGCTACGACTGGGGCTTTTCGGTCGAACCCGATCCGACGCGCAAGGGCCGCAGCGATTACTGGCCGGCGGGCCGGGTGCTTGGGGGGTCATCCTCGATCAACGGGATGCTCTATGTCCGCGGCGCACGCGGCGATTTCGACCAGTGGGCGGCGGCGGGCAATGCGGGCTGGGCCTTTGCCGATATCGAACATTGTTTTCGCAAGCTCGAAGCCTGCGCCTTTACCGCAGGGAAGGAGCGCGGGCGCGATGGTCCGCAGGTGATCGATTCGCTGCGCACCGTCCACCCGCTCGCCGCGACTTTCACCGCCGCCGCGCGGGCTGCGGGCCTGCCCGACAATCCCGATTACAATGGCGAAAGTCAGGAGGGCATCGGCCCGCCGCAGCTGACCCAAAAACGCGGGCGGCGCTGGAGCGCGGCGGACGGCTATCTGCGCCCGGCGAAAAGCCGCGCGAACCTGACCGTGCTGACGCGCGCGCAGGCGACCGGGATCGTGTTCGAGGGGCGGCGCGCGGTCGGCGTGCGCTATGTCCGCAAGGGCCGCGAGGAGGTGGCGCGGGCAGGGCGCGAAGTGGTGCTGTCGGCGGGCGCGCTGCAATCGCCCAAGCTGCTCATGCTGTCCGGCATCGGTCCCGCAGAACACCTCGCCGAGCACGGGATCGCCCCTCTGATCGACCAGGGCCATGTCGGCGCGAACCTGATGGAGCATCCCAGCAGCCAGCTCTCCTTCGCGGTCGACACGAGGACCTTTAACCAGGAGATCAACAGCGCGAGGGTCGCCTTTCACGGCCTCAACTGGCTGGTGCGGCGGCGCGGTCCGGCGACGAGCCCCTATCCGCACGCGGTCGGCTTCTTCCGCTCGGGCGAAGGGGTAAACCGCCCCGACATCCAGCTGATGTTCGGACCTTTCGGCTTCGAGTTGACCAGCCAGGGCGTGACCCCGTCGAAAAAGCCGACCGTGACCATCGTCATCGGGCTGTCCTATGCGCGCAGTTCGGGCAGGCTCTCGCTTCGCAGCGGCGACTGGCGCGAGCCGCCCCGTATCGCGCTCGACATGCTGTCCGACCCGCGCGACGTCGCCGATCTCACCGCCGCATCCCGCTTTGCCCGGGACATCATGCGCCAGGGGGCGATTGCCCCCCATGTGCGGGGAGAGATCGCGCCCGGCAGCGAGGTGAGGAGCGACGACGAATGGGAGGATTACCTGCGTCGCACGACCGACCCGACCTACCACCCGGTCGCCACCTGCCGCATGGCCCCCGGTGCGGATGAAGGCGTGGTCGATCCGCGCCTGCGCGTCCATGGCGCGATGGGGCTCAGGGTGGTCGATGCCAGCGTCTTTCCGGCCCATGTCAGCGGCAACACCAATGGCGCTGTCATGATGGTGGCCGAACGGGCGGCCGAATTCATCCTTGCCGACCGGGGCTGA
- a CDS encoding aldehyde dehydrogenase family protein has translation MDFSNAAAPGPAAQAFLDRASHRHFIGGKWVESRGGERFETLDPATGKPIGHLARGTAQDVDAAVAAARAAFDDGRWSGLVPMERAKVLWAIADAIEANIDELAELETLDQGKALYVGRWAEIPGAVNQFRYFSGLATKIEGATIPTSINYQPEGKEVFAYTQHLPVGVVGAIVPWNSPLVLTAMKLAPALAAGCTLVLKPAEDTSLTAVRLVELMMEAGLPEGVVNLVTGYGHEAGAALAAHRGVDKIAFTGSTATGRAILDAAKGNLKRVTLELGGKSPVIVMGDADLAAAIPGAANAIYFNGGQVCIAGSRLYAHRSVFDRVVEGVSEAARGIALGHGLDPATQMGPLVSSRHAAKVAEFVAEGRRAGASVLVGGETTGPNDSFVTPTILTDVSPDMAIMREEVFGPVVVATPFDDFDEVVAAANDSDYGLAAGVWTESLSTATRITRRLQAGTVWINSHAMYDPSLPIGGIKQSGWGRDSGQVAIENYLNLQTVCAVV, from the coding sequence ATGGATTTCTCGAACGCCGCCGCCCCCGGACCCGCCGCGCAGGCTTTCCTCGACCGCGCCAGCCATCGCCATTTCATCGGCGGCAAGTGGGTCGAAAGCCGCGGCGGCGAGCGTTTCGAAACGCTCGATCCGGCGACCGGAAAGCCGATCGGGCATCTCGCGCGCGGGACGGCGCAGGATGTCGATGCGGCGGTGGCGGCAGCCCGCGCGGCGTTCGACGACGGGCGCTGGTCGGGCCTCGTCCCGATGGAACGCGCAAAGGTGCTGTGGGCGATCGCGGACGCGATCGAGGCCAATATCGACGAACTCGCCGAGCTGGAAACATTGGACCAGGGCAAGGCGCTTTACGTCGGGCGTTGGGCGGAGATCCCGGGCGCGGTGAACCAGTTCCGCTATTTCAGCGGCTTGGCGACCAAGATCGAGGGCGCGACGATACCGACCTCAATCAACTACCAGCCCGAGGGCAAGGAGGTCTTCGCCTATACCCAGCACCTGCCCGTGGGCGTGGTCGGCGCGATCGTGCCGTGGAATTCGCCGCTGGTGCTGACCGCGATGAAGCTTGCCCCCGCGCTCGCGGCGGGGTGCACATTGGTGCTGAAACCGGCCGAGGACACCTCGCTCACCGCGGTGCGGCTGGTCGAACTGATGATGGAAGCGGGGCTGCCCGAAGGGGTCGTCAACCTCGTCACCGGATACGGCCACGAAGCGGGCGCGGCGCTCGCGGCGCATCGCGGCGTCGACAAGATCGCGTTTACCGGATCGACCGCGACGGGGCGCGCGATCCTCGACGCGGCAAAGGGCAACCTGAAACGCGTGACGCTGGAACTGGGCGGCAAATCGCCGGTGATCGTGATGGGCGATGCCGACCTTGCCGCAGCGATCCCGGGGGCGGCGAACGCGATCTATTTCAACGGCGGGCAGGTCTGCATCGCGGGTTCGCGGCTTTATGCCCATCGCTCGGTGTTCGACCGGGTGGTCGAGGGCGTGAGCGAGGCGGCACGGGGCATCGCGCTCGGCCACGGGCTCGATCCTGCGACGCAGATGGGTCCGCTCGTCTCGTCGAGGCACGCCGCCAAGGTCGCCGAATTCGTCGCCGAGGGGCGCAGGGCGGGCGCAAGCGTGCTGGTGGGCGGAGAGACGACGGGGCCGAATGACAGTTTCGTCACGCCCACGATCCTGACCGACGTATCGCCCGACATGGCGATCATGCGCGAGGAAGTGTTCGGACCCGTCGTGGTCGCGACCCCCTTCGACGATTTCGACGAAGTGGTCGCCGCCGCGAACGACAGCGATTACGGCCTCGCCGCGGGCGTGTGGACCGAAAGCCTTTCGACCGCGACCCGGATCACCCGCAGGCTTCAGGCGGGGACGGTGTGGATCAATTCCCACGCCATGTACGATCCCTCGCTCCCGATCGGCGGGATCAAGCAATCGGGCTGGGGCCGCGACAGCGGGCAGGTGGCGATCGAGAACTATCTCAACCTGCAGACGGTCTGCGCGGTTGTATGA
- a CDS encoding GAF domain-containing protein produces the protein MERTGFDVEETPRNWSFCSVCIARGGAMLVEDARQHDLFSQNPLVIGEPNIRSYLGIPIASESGALLGTLCVIDRQPRAFSRDQIPALRVLAELAEQCITTHARTLDLSRANASLRELNRLFKQAETAANIGSWRVDLVHDTLRWSDQVYAIHGLDPAQPVTVEDAIGFYTPEDRGIVQQALLDALDRGEPFQFEANVRRGDGETRRGARSASGSMSMTGPKASPGLP, from the coding sequence ATCGAGAGAACCGGGTTCGACGTCGAGGAAACCCCGCGCAACTGGTCGTTCTGTTCGGTGTGCATCGCGCGCGGCGGGGCGATGCTGGTCGAGGATGCGCGCCAGCACGACCTGTTCAGCCAGAACCCGCTCGTCATCGGCGAGCCAAATATCCGTTCCTATCTCGGCATCCCCATCGCAAGCGAGAGCGGGGCGCTGCTCGGCACGTTATGCGTGATCGACCGCCAGCCGCGCGCCTTTTCCCGCGACCAGATCCCGGCGCTGCGGGTGCTCGCCGAACTAGCCGAACAATGCATCACCACCCATGCCCGCACGCTCGATCTCAGCCGCGCGAACGCGTCGCTGCGCGAACTCAACCGGTTGTTCAAGCAGGCCGAAACCGCCGCCAATATCGGCTCGTGGCGGGTCGACCTCGTCCATGACACGCTGCGCTGGTCGGATCAGGTCTATGCCATTCACGGCCTCGATCCCGCCCAGCCGGTCACTGTCGAGGACGCGATCGGTTTCTACACTCCCGAAGACCGCGGGATCGTCCAGCAGGCGCTGCTCGACGCGCTCGACCGGGGCGAGCCGTTCCAGTTCGAGGCGAACGTGCGCCGCGGCGACGGCGAGACGCGCCGCGGCGCACGTTCGGCGAGCGGATCGATGTCGATGACAGGCCCGAAAGCATCGCCGGGACTTCCTTGA
- a CDS encoding diguanylate cyclase domain-containing protein produces MTEEHLRNAALKRAAERDRLTGLFNRCVFDRRLAEAVRHSAGTPVTVMLLDLDGFKDINDTLGHLVGDIVLAALGQRLQAEAGDDIFVARWGGDCRHGRHRIA; encoded by the coding sequence GTGACCGAGGAGCACCTGCGCAACGCCGCTCTCAAGCGCGCGGCCGAGCGCGACCGGCTGACCGGGCTGTTCAACCGGTGCGTCTTCGACCGCAGGCTGGCAGAGGCGGTGCGCCATTCCGCCGGCACGCCGGTGACGGTGATGCTGCTCGATCTGGACGGGTTTAAGGACATCAACGACACGCTCGGCCATCTCGTCGGCGACATCGTGCTCGCCGCGCTCGGCCAGCGCTTGCAGGCAGAGGCCGGGGACGACATCTTCGTCGCGCGCTGGGGCGGGGACTGCCGACATGGTCGCCACCGGATCGCGTGA
- a CDS encoding DUF1800 domain-containing protein, translating to MSRDSIALNRFGYGLRWRETMSGAPVRSAEAALVAEMDRFDPRPPAIAAREDTSARAGEILELIRRNRNMRGRAERSAPATMGPQGRTAAMAGDAMGGPLAELPPDIRRAYLDGGRILRRDIALKVNLAARSDTPFIERLVHFWSNHFSVSAGKPGTQHQVGNHEFSAIRPRVLGRFSDLLKAAVLHPAMLLYLDQFQSAGPNSRFQRRVERTGPERGLNENLAREVLELHTLGVGGGYGQADVTEFARALTGWTISGLGRIERFAERRAGGASFVRFAHEPGTLRIMGQSYAQAGPDQALAVLDDLAAHPATARHVATKLARHFAGDDPPESLVARLERDFLGTGGDLASLARTLIASPEVWVTERVKYRAPFEWLISVLRLTGLEGLDDKRIAGALRELGQLPWRAPSPAGYDDLAGSWAGPDALVRRVELAERVARSVPAGGVLARAHSAFPGALSANTRVWLSRAESGTQALGLLLVAPEMMRR from the coding sequence ATGAGCAGGGACAGCATCGCTCTCAACCGTTTCGGCTACGGTCTGCGGTGGCGCGAAACGATGAGCGGCGCTCCGGTGCGCTCGGCCGAGGCCGCGCTGGTCGCCGAAATGGACCGCTTCGATCCCCGCCCGCCCGCGATCGCCGCACGCGAGGATACGTCGGCGCGCGCGGGCGAGATCCTCGAATTGATACGGCGCAACCGGAACATGCGCGGGCGCGCCGAACGGTCCGCACCGGCGACGATGGGGCCGCAGGGCAGGACCGCGGCGATGGCGGGGGATGCCATGGGCGGCCCGCTCGCCGAACTTCCGCCGGACATCCGCCGGGCCTATCTAGACGGGGGCCGCATCCTGCGCCGGGATATCGCGCTGAAGGTCAATCTCGCAGCGCGGAGCGACACACCCTTCATCGAGCGGCTCGTGCATTTCTGGTCCAACCATTTCAGCGTTTCGGCCGGCAAGCCGGGAACCCAGCATCAGGTCGGCAATCATGAATTCAGCGCGATCCGCCCCCGCGTGCTCGGGCGTTTCTCGGATCTCCTGAAAGCTGCCGTGCTCCATCCCGCTATGCTGCTCTACCTCGATCAATTCCAGTCGGCCGGGCCCAATTCACGGTTCCAGCGGCGTGTTGAGCGCACTGGGCCTGAACGCGGGCTCAACGAGAATCTCGCGCGCGAGGTTCTGGAATTGCACACGCTGGGGGTCGGTGGCGGCTACGGCCAGGCCGACGTGACCGAATTCGCCCGCGCGCTTACGGGCTGGACGATTTCCGGGCTCGGACGGATCGAACGCTTTGCCGAAAGGCGGGCGGGCGGCGCGTCCTTCGTGCGCTTCGCCCACGAGCCGGGTACGCTCCGGATCATGGGGCAAAGCTATGCGCAGGCCGGGCCGGACCAGGCGCTTGCCGTGCTCGACGATCTTGCGGCTCACCCGGCGACTGCGCGTCACGTAGCGACAAAGCTCGCGCGGCATTTCGCGGGCGACGATCCGCCGGAAAGCCTCGTCGCCCGGCTCGAGCGGGATTTTCTCGGCACGGGGGGCGATCTTGCCAGCCTTGCGCGGACGCTGATCGCTTCGCCGGAGGTCTGGGTAACGGAACGGGTCAAATACCGCGCCCCCTTCGAATGGCTGATCTCGGTCCTGCGTCTTACCGGGCTCGAGGGCCTCGACGACAAGCGGATCGCCGGCGCGCTGCGCGAATTGGGGCAGCTGCCGTGGCGCGCGCCTTCACCGGCGGGCTATGACGATCTTGCCGGCAGCTGGGCCGGGCCGGATGCGCTGGTGCGGAGGGTCGAATTGGCGGAGCGCGTCGCGCGCAGCGTGCCTGCAGGCGGCGTGTTGGCGCGCGCTCATTCTGCCTTTCCCGGCGCTCTCAGCGCGAACACACGGGTCTGGCTGTCGCGCGCGGAAAGTGGGACGCAGGCGCTCGGCCTGCTGCTGGTTGCGCCGGAAATGATGCGGAGATGA
- a CDS encoding DUF1501 domain-containing protein, whose amino-acid sequence MTGMGDTIANPINRRSMLAGSLVLGSATLALPRMVFARTAGSRNLLFMLLRGAADGLAMLAPVGDPGFAALRERTLPDYTAARRAQGFFAIHPALDQVGAAYERGEAVFVHAAATAYRERSHFDGQNLLETGGTQPYGLKDGWLNRLVTLAGEAHGAPPRALAIAPTMPLALRGSAPASSYAPSALPQASGDFMDRVARLYAGDGQLCALWAQAMETRAMAEGSDAGNLRDAKTAGELAASLMREEEGARIAMIELGGWDSHANQPVQFARSARQLDALLGAYRAAMGSAWDRTLVLVATEFGRTARFNGTNGTDHGTAGAAIAMGGAVAGRRVIADWPGLGERALHEGRDLAATTALESMLAGAAAEHFALDPKTAMARLFPGRIAAPLAGIVRG is encoded by the coding sequence ATGACAGGCATGGGAGACACGATCGCCAATCCGATCAATCGCCGTTCGATGCTCGCCGGATCGCTCGTGCTGGGCAGTGCGACCCTTGCGCTGCCGCGCATGGTCTTTGCCCGGACGGCGGGATCGCGCAACCTCCTCTTCATGCTGCTGCGCGGCGCGGCGGACGGGCTCGCCATGCTCGCTCCGGTCGGCGATCCCGGCTTTGCCGCACTGCGCGAGCGGACCCTGCCCGATTACACCGCCGCGCGCCGGGCGCAGGGCTTCTTCGCGATCCACCCGGCGCTCGACCAGGTGGGCGCAGCCTATGAGAGGGGCGAAGCGGTGTTCGTCCATGCCGCCGCGACCGCCTATCGCGAGCGCTCGCATTTCGACGGTCAGAACCTGCTCGAGACGGGAGGGACGCAACCCTATGGTCTCAAGGACGGCTGGCTCAACCGGCTGGTCACGCTAGCGGGAGAGGCGCATGGCGCCCCTCCGCGCGCGCTCGCCATTGCGCCGACCATGCCGCTTGCCCTGCGCGGGAGCGCGCCCGCTTCGAGCTATGCGCCTTCGGCCCTTCCACAAGCGAGCGGCGACTTCATGGACCGGGTCGCCCGGCTCTATGCGGGCGACGGGCAATTGTGCGCGCTGTGGGCGCAGGCGATGGAAACGCGCGCGATGGCGGAGGGAAGCGACGCCGGGAACCTGCGCGACGCAAAGACCGCGGGCGAACTTGCCGCTTCGCTGATGCGCGAGGAAGAGGGCGCGCGGATCGCGATGATCGAACTTGGCGGGTGGGACAGCCATGCGAACCAGCCTGTCCAGTTCGCCCGCTCAGCGCGCCAGCTCGACGCGCTTCTCGGCGCATACCGGGCGGCGATGGGGAGCGCGTGGGATCGCACGCTGGTGCTGGTCGCGACCGAATTCGGGCGGACGGCTCGGTTCAACGGGACGAACGGAACCGATCATGGCACGGCTGGCGCGGCCATCGCGATGGGCGGCGCGGTGGCGGGCAGGCGGGTGATCGCAGACTGGCCGGGCCTTGGCGAGAGGGCGCTGCACGAAGGCCGCGACCTTGCCGCCACCACCGCTCTCGAGAGCATGCTGGCCGGCGCTGCGGCGGAGCATTTCGCGCTCGATCCGAAAACGGCCATGGCGCGCCTCTTCCCGGGCCGCATCGCCGCGCCGCTCGCGGGGATCGTGCGCGGCTGA
- a CDS encoding DUF421 domain-containing protein, translated as MFVDEPVFDTVLRGMVLAAAALLWVTMLIRMNGLRSLSKMSNFDFVMTIALGSLVASAAVSTEWKAFVQALAAMASLFAVQWTMNQLRMKWPRFRTLVQNRPVVLVRDGVFQEDAMHDTRVTRADLFEKLRASNVSDISNVRAVILETTGDVSVVQGEKLDRDLLEGVDRPAQEKHERSD; from the coding sequence ATGTTTGTTGACGAACCGGTATTCGACACGGTCCTGCGGGGGATGGTCCTCGCGGCGGCGGCGCTGCTGTGGGTGACGATGCTGATCCGCATGAACGGCCTGCGCTCGCTTTCGAAGATGTCGAATTTCGATTTCGTGATGACGATCGCGCTCGGCAGCCTCGTGGCAAGTGCAGCCGTCTCGACCGAATGGAAGGCTTTCGTGCAGGCGCTCGCCGCGATGGCAAGCCTGTTCGCGGTCCAGTGGACCATGAACCAGCTCAGAATGAAGTGGCCCCGTTTCCGGACTCTCGTCCAGAACCGCCCGGTCGTGCTGGTTCGCGACGGGGTATTCCAGGAGGACGCGATGCACGACACCCGCGTGACCCGGGCGGACCTGTTCGAGAAGCTGCGTGCCTCCAACGTCTCGGACATCTCCAATGTGCGGGCAGTCATCCTCGAGACGACTGGCGATGTGTCGGTGGTCCAGGGCGAAAAGCTCGACCGGGACCTGCTCGAAGGCGTCGACCGACCGGCTCAGGAAAAGCACGAAAGAAGCGACTGA